A single window of Deltaproteobacteria bacterium DNA harbors:
- a CDS encoding FAA hydrolase family protein: MLCDGGVYEVEGGGFFGGPVVKGDFVCEEGEAALLAPVLPSKIVAIGLNYKAHAAEFDKELPQEPMLFLKPPTAVTGPGGEIVYPSHMSRRVDYEGELAVVMGREARGVGVDEAAGYILGYTCFNDVTARDLQGRDVQYTRAKGFDTFAPMGPWIETELDPRDVRIETFLNGSKRQDCSTADMIFDCFELVSFVSRVMTLLPGDVIATGTPSGVGRMKPGDEVEVRIEGIGSLVNTVTAAREREHG, from the coding sequence GTGCTCTGTGACGGGGGCGTTTACGAGGTCGAGGGCGGCGGTTTTTTCGGGGGTCCCGTCGTCAAGGGGGACTTTGTCTGCGAGGAAGGCGAGGCGGCTCTTCTCGCCCCTGTCCTGCCCTCGAAGATCGTCGCCATAGGGCTCAACTACAAGGCCCACGCCGCCGAGTTCGATAAGGAGCTGCCGCAGGAGCCCATGCTCTTTCTCAAGCCCCCGACGGCGGTCACGGGGCCCGGCGGCGAGATAGTCTACCCTTCCCACATGTCGCGCCGCGTCGATTACGAGGGGGAGCTCGCCGTGGTGATGGGCCGGGAGGCAAGGGGCGTGGGCGTCGACGAGGCGGCCGGCTATATACTGGGCTATACGTGTTTCAACGACGTGACGGCCCGGGACCTGCAGGGGCGCGACGTGCAGTACACGCGCGCCAAGGGGTTCGACACCTTCGCTCCCATGGGACCGTGGATAGAGACGGAGCTTGATCCGCGGGACGTGCGCATCGAGACCTTTCTCAACGGCAGTAAGCGCCAGGACTGCTCCACCGCCGACATGATCTTCGACTGCTTCGAGCTTGTAAGCTTCGTCTCCAGGGTCATGACGCTCCTGCCCGGCGACGTCATAGCCACGGGCACGCCGTCGGGCGTGGGTAGGATGAAACCGGGCGACGAGGTGGAGGTGCGCATAGAGGGCATAGGCTCGCTCGTCAACACCGTGACGGCCGCGCGGGAGCGAGAGCACGGTTGA
- a CDS encoding argininosuccinate synthase, translated as MDKQVKRVVLAYSGGLDTSIIIRWLKEEYGCEVIAFVADIGQGAEVEPLREKALATGASEVHIRDLREEFAKDFVFPMLRGAAVYEGTYLLGTSIARPLIAKAQMEVVRHTKADAVSHGATGKGNDQVRFELAYYSIDPHIKVIAPWREWDLKGREDLVRYAESRGIPVTVTREKPYSTDRNLFHMSFEGGILEDPWSEPAEEMFVLTVSPERAPDRPRYVEIDFVDGDPVAVDGERLSPAALLERLNELGGANGIGRVDMVESRSVGMKARGVYETPGGTILHAARRAVESICMDREVMALRDSLISRYAELIYRGYWFAPERTALQALMDEAAVGVSGTARLKLYKGNVIVTGRKAETSLWHPDFATFEEDTVYDQKDADGFIKINALRLKLKAMMSKR; from the coding sequence ATGGACAAGCAGGTGAAGAGGGTGGTGCTCGCCTACTCGGGCGGGCTCGATACGTCGATCATCATCCGGTGGCTCAAGGAGGAGTACGGCTGCGAGGTCATAGCCTTCGTCGCCGACATAGGCCAGGGCGCCGAGGTGGAGCCGCTGCGCGAGAAGGCGCTCGCCACGGGAGCGAGCGAGGTCCACATCCGCGACCTGCGCGAGGAGTTCGCAAAGGACTTCGTCTTCCCCATGCTGCGGGGCGCCGCCGTATACGAGGGCACATACCTGCTCGGCACATCCATAGCCCGTCCCCTCATAGCCAAGGCCCAGATGGAGGTGGTGCGCCATACGAAGGCCGACGCCGTGAGCCACGGTGCCACGGGCAAGGGCAACGACCAGGTGCGCTTCGAGCTCGCCTACTACTCCATCGACCCCCACATAAAGGTCATAGCGCCGTGGCGCGAGTGGGACCTCAAGGGCAGGGAGGACCTCGTCCGCTATGCCGAGAGCCGCGGCATACCCGTCACGGTCACCAGGGAAAAGCCCTACTCCACGGACCGCAACCTCTTTCACATGAGTTTCGAGGGGGGCATACTCGAGGATCCGTGGTCCGAGCCCGCCGAAGAGATGTTCGTCCTCACCGTCTCGCCCGAGCGGGCGCCCGACAGGCCGAGGTACGTGGAGATAGACTTCGTGGACGGGGACCCCGTGGCCGTGGACGGCGAGAGGCTCAGCCCGGCGGCGCTTCTCGAAAGGCTCAACGAGCTCGGCGGCGCAAACGGCATAGGCCGTGTCGACATGGTGGAGAGCCGCTCGGTGGGCATGAAGGCCAGAGGCGTCTATGAAACGCCCGGCGGCACCATACTGCACGCCGCGAGACGGGCCGTGGAGAGCATCTGCATGGACCGCGAGGTCATGGCGCTGCGCGATTCGCTCATCAGCCGCTACGCCGAGCTCATCTACCGCGGCTACTGGTTCGCCCCGGAGAGGACGGCGCTCCAGGCCCTCATGGACGAGGCCGCCGTGGGCGTGAGCGGAACGGCGAGACTCAAGCTCTACAAGGGCAACGTCATTGTCACGGGCCGCAAGGCCGAGACCTCGCTCTGGCATCCCGACTTCGCCACCTTCGAGGAAGATACGGTCTACGACCAGAAAGACGCCGACGGCTTCATAAAGATCAACGCCCTGAGGCTCAAACTCAAGGCCATGATGTCGAAGCGATGA
- the argF gene encoding ornithine carbamoyltransferase has translation MAGNLLTIGDLDRAAVEGLIERARSMKGRLRRGIRHEPLKGRILGLIFEKPSTRTRVSFETAMRQLGGGSIFISHRDSQIGRGEPIKDTARVMSGYVDAVVIRTFGHEIIEEYARYSAIPVINGLTDDHHPCQVLADLLTVVEKFGGLEGIEAAWIGDGNNMANSWIEAAALMGFRLRLACPEGYRPERFFEAARRAGAANIEMVGSAEEAARGAHVLNTDVWASMGREDERRERVERFRGYTIDSRLLELARPDAIVLHCLPAHRGEEITDEVIEGPRSAVWDQAENRLHMQKAVLERLLCAQ, from the coding sequence ATGGCAGGGAATCTGCTCACCATAGGGGACCTTGACAGGGCCGCCGTAGAGGGGCTCATCGAGAGGGCCCGCTCGATGAAGGGGCGGCTGCGGCGCGGCATACGCCACGAGCCGCTCAAGGGGAGGATACTGGGGCTCATCTTCGAGAAGCCCTCGACGCGCACGCGCGTCTCCTTCGAGACGGCCATGCGCCAGCTCGGGGGCGGCTCCATATTCATAAGCCACCGCGACTCGCAGATAGGCCGCGGCGAGCCCATCAAGGACACGGCCCGCGTCATGTCGGGCTACGTGGACGCCGTGGTCATCAGGACCTTCGGCCATGAAATAATAGAGGAGTACGCCCGCTACTCGGCCATACCGGTCATAAACGGGCTCACCGACGACCATCACCCCTGCCAGGTGCTCGCCGACCTGCTGACCGTGGTGGAGAAGTTCGGAGGGCTGGAGGGGATCGAGGCGGCCTGGATCGGCGACGGCAACAACATGGCCAACTCCTGGATAGAGGCGGCGGCGCTGATGGGCTTCAGGCTCAGGCTCGCCTGTCCCGAGGGCTACCGGCCGGAGAGGTTCTTCGAGGCGGCGCGCAGGGCCGGAGCCGCGAACATAGAGATGGTCGGCAGCGCCGAAGAGGCCGCCAGGGGGGCCCACGTTCTCAACACCGACGTCTGGGCCAGCATGGGCCGGGAGGACGAACGCCGCGAGAGGGTCGAGCGCTTCAGGGGCTATACCATCGACTCCAGACTCCTGGAGCTTGCCAGGCCAGATGCCATTGTGCTCCACTGCCTGCCCGCCCATCGCGGCGAGGAGATAACCGACGAGGTCATCGAGGGGCCCCGCTCGGCCGTGTGGGACCAGGCCGAAAACAGGCTCCATATGCAGAAGGCCGTGCTCGAACGGCTGCTGTGCGCCCAGTAA